A genome region from Trichosurus vulpecula isolate mTriVul1 chromosome 5, mTriVul1.pri, whole genome shotgun sequence includes the following:
- the LOC118851648 gene encoding 40S ribosomal protein S3-like, with amino-acid sequence MPVQISKKRKFVAGGIFKGELNEFHTRELAEDGYSGVEVRVTAARTEIIILNTRTRCPWGKGRRIHELTTVVQKRFGFPEGRVELYAKKVATRGLCAIAQAESLCYKLLGDLAVHRACYGVLHFIMESGTKGCEVVVSGKLRGQKAKSMKFVDGLMIHSGGPVNYYVNTGVHHVLLRQGISGIKVKIMLPWDPSGKIGPKKPLPDHVSIIEPKDEILPTTPISEQKSRKAEQPAVPQPVPTA; translated from the coding sequence ATGCCGGTGCAGATCTCCAAGAAGAGGAAGTTTGTTGCTGGTGGCATCTTCAAAGGTGAGCTGAATGAATTTCATACCAGGGAGCTGGCTGAGGATGGCTATTCTGGGGTGGAGGTTCGAGTTACTGCAGCCAGGACAGAAATCATCATCTTGAACACCAGGACTCGATGTCCTTGGGGGAAGGGTCGCCGGATTCATGAACTGACAACAGTGGTTCAGAAGAGGTTTGGCTTCCCTGAAGGCAGGGTAGAGCTGTATGCCAAGAAGGTGGCCACCAGAGGTCTCTGTGCTATTGCCCAGGCTGAGTCTCTATGTTATAAACTCCTGGGAGATCTTGCTGTTCATAGGGCCTGCTATGGTGTCCTCCACTTCATTATGGAGAGTGGAACAAAGGGATGTGAGGTGGTGGTGTCTGGTAAGCTCAGAGGCCAGAAGGCCAAGTCCATGAAGTTTGTGGATGGCCTGATGATCCACAGTGGAGGCCCTGTCAATTACTATGTCAACACAGGTGTGCATCATGTCCTCCTCAGACAGGGTATATCAGGAATTAAAGTCAAAATCATGTTGCCCTGGGACCCAAGTGGCAAAATTGGCCCTAAGAAGCCCCTACCCGACCATGTGAGCATCATAGAGCCCAAGGATGAGATTCTTCCTACTACCCCCATCTCAGAGCAGAAGAGTAGGAAGGCAGAGCAACCAGCTGTGCCCCAGCCTGTGCCCACAGCGTAA